Proteins encoded together in one Fibrobacter sp. UWH4 window:
- a CDS encoding TraB/GumN family protein, whose amino-acid sequence MNEKSDIYRIKKDDREFVLIGTAHISQVSKDLVRATIEAEAPDTVCVELDEGRLKSIKEPDRWKKTDLKQVIKNKQLGTLIANLVLGSYQKRMGAQTGVKPGSELKEAVDCAEGRGAELVLADRDIKITLRRTWACTPWYRKLSLLGGLFASIFDKTEVSEEDLAKIKEQDALSAMMQDFGKSFPEVKQVLIDERDQFLASKIKNAPGKKIVAVVGAGHMNGIAKIIEEDRELPSEESISVIPKSAPIWKIIGWVIPVAIIASIIAVGVHAGFEKAGELSLQWAMLTGGGAMLGTVIAGGHPVTILVALVAAPFTGLTPLIGVGFFTALTQVYMRPPRVSEMETLADDIWQVRRWWKNRVTRVILCFLCPGIPAIIGKILAIFKIYQAF is encoded by the coding sequence ATGAACGAAAAATCTGATATTTACCGCATAAAAAAAGACGATAGAGAGTTTGTTTTAATCGGCACCGCCCATATTTCGCAGGTTTCAAAGGATCTTGTCCGTGCAACCATCGAGGCGGAAGCACCCGACACGGTGTGCGTCGAGCTGGATGAAGGTCGACTGAAGTCTATCAAGGAGCCGGACCGCTGGAAAAAGACGGACCTGAAGCAGGTTATCAAGAACAAGCAACTTGGAACTTTGATTGCGAACTTGGTGCTGGGGTCTTACCAGAAGCGTATGGGTGCCCAGACGGGCGTAAAGCCGGGTTCCGAACTCAAGGAAGCGGTGGACTGCGCCGAGGGCCGTGGCGCCGAACTGGTGCTTGCCGACCGTGACATCAAGATTACGTTGCGCCGTACGTGGGCGTGTACTCCATGGTACCGTAAGCTTAGCTTGCTGGGCGGGCTTTTTGCGAGTATCTTCGACAAGACGGAAGTCAGCGAAGAAGACCTCGCCAAGATCAAGGAGCAGGACGCCCTGAGTGCTATGATGCAGGATTTCGGCAAGTCTTTCCCTGAGGTCAAGCAGGTGCTGATCGATGAACGTGACCAGTTCCTGGCAAGCAAGATCAAGAATGCTCCCGGCAAGAAGATTGTGGCGGTCGTGGGTGCGGGGCACATGAACGGAATCGCGAAGATCATCGAAGAAGACCGCGAACTTCCGAGCGAGGAATCTATCAGCGTGATTCCGAAGAGTGCGCCGATTTGGAAGATTATCGGCTGGGTGATTCCCGTGGCGATTATCGCAAGCATTATCGCGGTTGGAGTCCATGCGGGTTTTGAGAAGGCGGGCGAACTCAGCCTCCAGTGGGCGATGCTTACCGGCGGTGGTGCCATGCTCGGTACGGTAATTGCGGGCGGGCATCCGGTGACGATTTTGGTGGCGCTGGTGGCGGCTCCGTTTACGGGACTTACTCCGCTGATTGGCGTCGGGTTCTTTACGGCGCTTACGCAGGTTTACATGAGGCCACCCCGCGTGTCCGAGATGGAAACCTTGGCCGACGATATCTGGCAGGTGCGGCGCTGGTGGAAAAACCGCGTGACGCGCGTCATTCTCTGCTTCTTGTGTCCGGGGATTCCGGCGATTATCGGAAAGATTCTCGCGATATTCAAAATTTACCAAGCGTTTTAG
- the queA gene encoding tRNA preQ1(34) S-adenosylmethionine ribosyltransferase-isomerase QueA, translating to MESHNLSDYNFEFPKELIASRTAGKGKTRILHCPKDGGERHIMKAPEIVDLFKPGDCLVVNNTKVIPARLYGHTMHGGEVETLLVQALIPAEDGSARYEAQVRPGKAFKIGRELDIAGVKTIVEDIKEDGARVLRFAVTPVELEAVMNREGHVPLPPYIDRPDDEDDKKAYQTIFAKYSGAVAAPTASLHFSEEMLEALKAKGVYVAEVTLHVGPGTFQNISVEDFTQHKMHGEHYELTKENAEIINKAKREGGRIVTVGTTSTRVVETIADANGIVKAQSGVTHAFFYPGYRYKIVDGLLTNFHWPKSSLILLVSAFYGRENTLAAYKMAVENKMKLFSYGDGMLIL from the coding sequence ATGGAATCGCATAATCTTTCTGACTATAATTTTGAATTCCCCAAGGAACTGATTGCTAGCCGCACGGCGGGCAAGGGGAAAACCCGCATTTTGCATTGCCCGAAAGATGGCGGTGAACGCCACATTATGAAGGCTCCTGAAATTGTGGACTTGTTCAAGCCGGGGGATTGCCTGGTGGTAAACAACACCAAGGTGATTCCGGCGCGCTTGTACGGACACACGATGCACGGTGGCGAAGTGGAAACGCTCCTGGTGCAGGCGTTGATCCCAGCCGAAGACGGCTCCGCTCGCTACGAGGCGCAGGTTCGCCCGGGTAAGGCTTTCAAGATTGGGCGCGAACTTGATATTGCGGGCGTCAAGACGATTGTCGAAGATATCAAGGAAGACGGAGCCCGCGTGCTCCGCTTTGCGGTAACGCCGGTGGAACTCGAAGCGGTAATGAACCGTGAAGGTCACGTGCCGCTGCCGCCTTATATTGACCGCCCCGATGACGAAGACGACAAGAAGGCGTACCAGACGATTTTTGCAAAGTATTCCGGCGCTGTGGCTGCTCCGACGGCAAGCCTCCACTTTAGCGAAGAAATGCTCGAAGCCCTCAAAGCGAAAGGCGTTTATGTGGCCGAAGTCACGCTGCATGTGGGTCCGGGAACGTTCCAGAATATCTCGGTGGAAGATTTCACCCAGCACAAGATGCACGGCGAACATTACGAACTCACCAAGGAAAATGCCGAGATTATCAACAAGGCAAAACGCGAAGGGGGCCGCATTGTAACGGTGGGTACCACAAGTACGCGTGTCGTCGAGACGATCGCCGATGCAAACGGAATCGTGAAGGCGCAATCGGGCGTGACCCATGCGTTCTTCTACCCCGGTTACCGCTACAAGATTGTGGATGGTCTCCTTACGAATTTCCACTGGCCCAAAAGTTCGCTGATTCTTCTGGTGTCCGCGTTCTACGGCCGCGAAAATACGCTTGCAGCCTATAAGATGGCTGTAGAGAATAAAATGAAGCTGTTCAGCTACGGCGACGGAATGTTAATTCTGTAA
- a CDS encoding WYL domain-containing protein: MATGYEKINAIKSKLKVKQTVNSLAYLMGCGPRTIFRHLEVINAENCGLRKFKENGETFYVIQTDKEANFNQDVVKQLEKIKKNLSETSAADIKTTKLLDKLIKVMQTTDPEDFKPDAITTDPDYVLDYGPFSDDKLNSTHVNKVLKAIHEGFAIKIQYSHATDHSAVIDENKEVFPVKVIMRMDTLYLIAGEEDDKGNQVFKNYLFEQIKNVQETNHAVPKFVFDAATHYKYAFGKYTGKDKPEDITLEIRNRWLQTQFERSHFNPAISKRYDKNKNMIVDMKLRITPDFVSWLMGVATDVRILKPASLKETVKQKLKDALSEMDR, from the coding sequence ATGGCGACCGGTTACGAAAAAATTAATGCGATTAAGAGCAAGTTGAAAGTCAAGCAGACTGTCAACAGTCTTGCTTATTTGATGGGGTGCGGTCCCCGTACCATCTTCCGTCATCTGGAAGTCATCAATGCCGAAAACTGCGGCCTTCGCAAGTTTAAGGAAAACGGTGAAACCTTCTATGTCATTCAGACGGATAAAGAAGCGAACTTCAACCAGGACGTGGTCAAGCAGCTCGAAAAGATCAAGAAAAACCTGTCCGAGACTTCTGCAGCAGATATCAAGACGACTAAGCTGCTGGACAAGCTGATCAAGGTCATGCAGACCACCGATCCCGAAGATTTTAAGCCCGACGCCATTACGACGGACCCGGACTATGTTCTGGATTACGGCCCGTTCAGCGATGACAAGTTGAATTCGACTCATGTCAATAAGGTACTCAAGGCGATTCATGAAGGTTTCGCGATCAAGATTCAGTATAGCCACGCAACCGATCATTCCGCTGTCATCGACGAAAACAAGGAAGTTTTCCCGGTCAAGGTGATTATGCGAATGGATACATTGTACTTGATTGCCGGCGAAGAAGACGACAAGGGAAATCAGGTTTTCAAGAATTACCTGTTCGAGCAAATCAAGAACGTGCAGGAAACAAACCACGCCGTGCCGAAGTTTGTTTTTGATGCTGCAACGCATTACAAGTACGCATTCGGCAAGTACACGGGCAAGGACAAGCCTGAAGATATCACCTTGGAAATTCGCAACAGGTGGCTGCAGACGCAGTTTGAACGTTCCCACTTTAATCCCGCGATTTCAAAGCGTTACGACAAGAACAAGAATATGATTGTGGATATGAAACTCCGTATTACGCCGGACTTTGTTTCTTGGCTGATGGGCGTTGCCACGGATGTTCGCATCTTGAAGCCGGCATCGCTTAAGGAAACGGTCAAGCAGAAACTGAAAGACGCTTTGTCCGAAATGGACCGCTAA
- a CDS encoding BON domain-containing protein: protein MEHGIYAREVYSTFGGMDPQIPLLCCCDACATMFVAFSQEFVFCRRDCVNQDYTKIYGYNRIVPGNWIYFKNAPKPGVVKSVFQGPDREIVVVNYDGASEKKMELPKVVIEQEESSEGYRLLPAQSAQTLLGDNVYHAIRDQFGLAVGLVNDGEKDKLVVLLKDSTLVFITLPPLAQNLPNDRLREIVQGKLSQVFPEDSDKVSVEVGQGIVYLKGLVKNYTIQRAMENCVSALPKVRGCVNFTRLQVSTQITDSDIESSIYELLESPAMHLFDYKVNVSGGKVQIQSSCYENERPKDLENRLGEIPGVRDLVCLVTELSDPMNVELCKELETDLSTNALLRGAYIRVSCNNRKFLLEGHVQSTFQKQLALFTLLKKTKTTAVENRLRLI, encoded by the coding sequence GTGGAACACGGCATCTATGCTCGCGAGGTGTATTCGACTTTCGGGGGAATGGATCCGCAGATTCCGCTGTTGTGTTGTTGCGATGCCTGCGCGACGATGTTTGTCGCTTTCTCGCAAGAGTTTGTTTTCTGCCGTCGCGACTGCGTCAATCAGGACTATACCAAAATTTACGGTTACAATCGCATTGTACCGGGCAACTGGATTTACTTTAAGAACGCTCCCAAGCCGGGGGTGGTCAAGAGCGTTTTCCAAGGGCCTGACAGGGAAATAGTCGTCGTAAATTATGATGGCGCCTCCGAAAAGAAAATGGAGCTGCCCAAGGTCGTGATAGAACAGGAAGAATCTTCCGAAGGTTATCGTCTGTTGCCGGCCCAGAGTGCGCAGACCTTGTTGGGTGACAATGTTTACCATGCCATTCGTGACCAGTTCGGATTGGCGGTGGGGTTGGTGAATGATGGCGAGAAAGACAAGCTTGTCGTTCTTTTGAAAGATTCGACACTTGTTTTTATCACGTTGCCTCCGTTGGCACAGAATTTGCCGAATGACCGTTTGCGCGAAATCGTGCAGGGAAAGTTGTCTCAGGTCTTCCCGGAAGACAGCGACAAGGTGTCTGTAGAAGTTGGCCAGGGTATCGTTTATTTGAAAGGACTGGTCAAGAACTATACGATTCAGCGTGCAATGGAAAATTGCGTGAGTGCGCTTCCGAAGGTGCGTGGCTGCGTGAATTTTACGCGGTTGCAGGTCTCGACGCAGATAACGGACAGCGACATCGAATCGAGTATCTATGAACTTCTTGAATCACCGGCAATGCATCTCTTTGACTATAAAGTCAATGTGTCCGGTGGAAAGGTCCAGATCCAGTCTTCGTGCTACGAAAACGAACGTCCCAAGGATTTGGAAAACCGTTTGGGAGAAATTCCCGGAGTCCGCGACCTTGTTTGCTTGGTGACGGAACTTTCGGATCCGATGAATGTAGAACTGTGTAAGGAACTGGAAACCGATTTATCGACGAATGCGTTGCTGCGGGGGGCCTATATCCGGGTTTCTTGTAACAACAGGAAGTTCCTGCTGGAAGGTCATGTCCAGTCGACTTTCCAGAAACAACTGGCATTGTTTACTTTGTTAAAAAAAACGAAGACGACGGCGGTAGAAAACCGCTTGAGATTGATATAA
- the gltX gene encoding glutamate--tRNA ligase yields MCENCNSSRPVRVRFAPSPTGYLHVGGARTAIYNYFFAKHMGGTFYLRIEDTDRKRYNETALHDLMRDLKWLGLQWDEGPGCEGDCGPYFQSERLDIYHREIKKLLDAGCAYYCFCTEERLQEVRAEQEKSHVPVTGYDRHCRNISREEAEARIAAGEKAVIRFKVPETGVTEFDDMIRGHISYQNELLDDLVLIKRDGYPTYHFASVVDDHLMGTTHVLRGDEWISSTPKHELLYKAFGWQPPVWCHLPVILDKNGGKLSKRKGAASVGDFRDLGYLPETLVNYLALLGWNPGDDREVMTIKEMVESFTLERINPKSASFDEKKLQWMNGQHIHLCDDAFLKGIMKEGLAAKGIDLSKEPEERLDEIVKQLKPRAHFVQDLADMAVYFFVAPTTYDEKGAKKHFGEGSKEVATLVRDMLASIEDFKTPVIEKGFYDLAERCGHKVGELVGAPRLAVSGVTAGPGLWEMFEIIGKDEVLRRIDVAMPLMK; encoded by the coding sequence ATGTGCGAAAATTGCAATTCTAGCCGTCCTGTCCGCGTCCGTTTTGCCCCGAGCCCGACGGGCTACCTGCATGTGGGCGGTGCGCGTACTGCTATTTACAACTACTTTTTTGCAAAACACATGGGCGGCACCTTCTACCTGCGTATTGAAGATACCGACCGCAAGCGTTACAACGAAACTGCGCTCCATGACTTGATGCGCGACCTCAAGTGGCTGGGACTCCAGTGGGACGAAGGTCCGGGTTGCGAAGGCGACTGCGGCCCGTACTTCCAGAGCGAACGTCTGGACATTTACCACCGCGAAATCAAGAAGCTCCTGGACGCCGGCTGCGCCTACTACTGCTTCTGCACCGAAGAACGCCTGCAGGAAGTCCGCGCTGAACAGGAAAAGAGCCACGTGCCGGTCACGGGCTACGACCGCCACTGCCGCAATATCAGCCGTGAAGAAGCCGAAGCCCGCATTGCAGCTGGCGAAAAGGCTGTTATTCGCTTCAAGGTGCCCGAAACGGGTGTTACCGAATTCGACGACATGATTCGCGGTCACATCAGCTACCAGAACGAACTTCTGGACGACCTCGTGCTCATCAAACGCGACGGTTATCCGACTTACCATTTTGCAAGCGTCGTGGACGACCACCTGATGGGTACGACCCACGTGCTCCGCGGCGACGAATGGATCAGCTCCACGCCGAAGCACGAACTCTTGTACAAGGCCTTCGGCTGGCAGCCGCCCGTATGGTGCCACCTGCCGGTGATTCTCGACAAGAATGGCGGTAAGCTCAGTAAGCGCAAGGGTGCCGCTTCCGTGGGCGATTTCCGCGACCTCGGCTACTTGCCGGAGACTCTCGTGAACTACCTCGCGCTCCTCGGCTGGAATCCGGGCGACGACCGCGAAGTCATGACCATCAAGGAAATGGTGGAAAGCTTCACGCTGGAACGCATCAACCCGAAGTCCGCAAGCTTCGACGAAAAGAAACTGCAGTGGATGAACGGCCAGCACATTCACCTGTGCGATGACGCGTTCCTCAAGGGAATCATGAAGGAAGGCCTTGCCGCAAAGGGTATTGACCTCTCGAAGGAACCGGAAGAACGCCTCGACGAAATCGTGAAGCAGCTGAAGCCGCGTGCCCACTTTGTGCAGGATCTGGCCGACATGGCTGTGTACTTCTTTGTGGCTCCGACCACCTACGACGAAAAGGGTGCGAAGAAGCACTTCGGAGAAGGCTCCAAAGAAGTGGCGACCCTCGTGCGCGATATGCTCGCCTCTATCGAGGACTTCAAGACTCCGGTTATTGAGAAGGGATTCTACGATCTCGCCGAACGTTGCGGTCACAAGGTCGGTGAACTTGTGGGTGCTCCGCGCCTCGCTGTTTCTGGCGTGACCGCAGGCCCCGGCCTCTGGGAAATGTTCGAAATCATCGGCAAGGACGAAGTGCTGCGCCGCATTGACGTCGCAATGCCGTTGATGAAATAG
- a CDS encoding sodium:alanine symporter family protein: METLNSILDAIDGYVWGVPLIVIILFVGFLLTIRLGCLQVLNLPNALRYILHNEKGGESEVSSFGALCTALAATIGTGNIVGVATAIGTGGPGALFWMEVAAFLGMATKYAEGLLAVKYRTIGKDGKVLGGPFYYIETGIKERFGWNMKWLAVIFAVFGIGAGLLGIGTITQVNGITSAMARLTPNAPEFINLGGNSVSWTTAIAGLLVTIFAATVIIGGLKRIAKVSTYIVPIMAIVYILACVLLLLLNFAQIPLAIQTVVQAAFNPSAITGGAVGTIFIAMQKGIARGIFSNEAGLGSAPIAAAAAKTKEPVRQGFVCMTGTFFDTIIICTMTGLAIVVSGAWDPKLGLEGVNITMEAFSRGLAIVPAGSVIAPFFLAIALVFFAFTTILGWAYYSEKCLQYLMGGKNEKATLIYRWVYIAAIFIGPYLTVSAVWTSADIFNGLMAFPNLVALILLSGIVSKETKDYLERLHNGHVGD, encoded by the coding sequence ATGGAAACTTTAAATTCCATCTTAGATGCTATTGACGGCTATGTTTGGGGAGTCCCCCTGATTGTCATTATCCTCTTCGTAGGATTCCTGCTCACCATCCGCCTCGGCTGCCTGCAGGTTCTGAACCTACCGAATGCACTTCGCTATATACTCCACAACGAAAAGGGCGGCGAAAGCGAAGTGTCGAGCTTTGGCGCTCTCTGCACAGCCCTTGCAGCCACAATCGGCACGGGTAACATCGTGGGCGTCGCCACCGCTATCGGTACCGGTGGCCCGGGTGCCCTCTTCTGGATGGAAGTGGCCGCATTCCTCGGTATGGCCACCAAGTATGCCGAAGGCCTGCTCGCCGTCAAGTACCGCACTATCGGCAAAGACGGCAAGGTATTGGGAGGCCCGTTCTACTACATCGAAACTGGCATCAAGGAACGCTTTGGCTGGAACATGAAATGGCTCGCTGTCATATTTGCCGTATTCGGCATTGGCGCGGGACTCCTCGGTATCGGCACCATCACTCAGGTAAACGGTATCACCAGCGCCATGGCCCGCCTCACCCCGAACGCCCCTGAATTCATTAACCTCGGTGGCAATTCCGTTTCTTGGACCACCGCCATCGCAGGCCTTTTGGTTACCATTTTCGCCGCAACCGTTATCATCGGCGGCTTAAAGCGCATCGCAAAAGTTTCGACCTACATTGTCCCGATCATGGCGATTGTCTACATTCTCGCCTGCGTGCTCTTGCTGCTTTTGAACTTCGCCCAGATTCCGCTGGCTATCCAGACGGTCGTGCAAGCCGCATTCAACCCGAGCGCCATTACCGGCGGTGCCGTCGGCACCATCTTTATCGCGATGCAGAAGGGTATCGCCCGCGGTATTTTCAGTAACGAAGCAGGCCTCGGTTCTGCCCCGATTGCAGCGGCCGCCGCCAAGACCAAGGAACCGGTTCGTCAGGGTTTCGTCTGCATGACCGGCACCTTTTTTGACACCATTATCATTTGTACCATGACAGGCCTCGCCATCGTGGTTTCGGGCGCATGGGACCCGAAGCTCGGTCTCGAAGGCGTGAACATCACCATGGAAGCCTTCTCCCGCGGACTTGCCATCGTTCCGGCCGGTTCTGTCATCGCACCATTCTTCCTCGCCATCGCCCTGGTGTTTTTCGCGTTCACCACGATTCTTGGCTGGGCATACTATTCCGAAAAGTGCCTGCAGTACCTGATGGGCGGCAAGAACGAAAAGGCCACCCTGATTTACCGCTGGGTCTACATCGCGGCAATCTTTATCGGCCCGTACCTCACGGTAAGCGCCGTATGGACTAGCGCCGATATCTTCAACGGCCTTATGGCATTCCCGAACTTGGTTGCGCTGATTCTCTTGAGCGGAATAGTCTCGAAGGAAACCAAGGATTACCTTGAACGCCTCCACAACGGCCACGTAGGTGACTAA
- the ispD gene encoding 2-C-methyl-D-erythritol 4-phosphate cytidylyltransferase, with protein sequence MLDFKGKFAAVLPAGGLGKRMGGNIPKQLMVLGGKPVYRYSLETFLSMEEIAEVVMAVPADWKDHFEKEIFGQSPSELDALITNKLKIVVGGAERWQSVENGVNALTSGAEYVLVHDVARPFISKEIILDVCKTLVEKGSCLVAKPAVDTIKIAKDSCVQQTIDRNTVWMAQTPQAASIALLKKLYGRIAAEPLNFTPTDEASILEYFGERVYIVKGNNLNDKLTTPEDFEIFANRAH encoded by the coding sequence ATGTTGGATTTTAAAGGCAAATTTGCGGCGGTGCTCCCGGCGGGGGGACTCGGCAAGCGCATGGGTGGAAACATTCCCAAGCAGCTTATGGTTCTGGGCGGCAAGCCCGTTTACCGTTACAGCCTAGAAACCTTCCTTTCGATGGAAGAAATTGCCGAAGTCGTGATGGCCGTACCCGCCGACTGGAAAGATCATTTCGAAAAAGAAATTTTCGGTCAATCACCAAGCGAACTTGACGCCCTTATTACAAACAAGTTAAAAATTGTCGTGGGTGGAGCGGAACGTTGGCAGTCCGTGGAAAACGGCGTGAACGCGCTCACGAGTGGTGCCGAATATGTTCTGGTACACGATGTGGCACGCCCGTTCATCAGCAAAGAAATCATTCTTGATGTCTGCAAGACTCTTGTTGAAAAAGGCAGTTGCCTTGTGGCAAAGCCCGCGGTCGACACCATCAAGATTGCAAAAGACAGCTGCGTACAGCAGACTATCGACCGCAACACCGTATGGATGGCGCAGACCCCGCAGGCGGCCTCGATTGCCTTACTGAAAAAGCTCTACGGGCGTATCGCCGCAGAGCCTTTGAACTTCACGCCCACCGACGAAGCGAGCATTCTTGAATACTTCGGCGAACGCGTCTACATCGTCAAGGGTAACAACCTGAACGACAAGCTTACGACTCCCGAAGACTTCGAAATTTTCGCAAACAGAGCCCATTAG
- the prfA gene encoding peptide chain release factor 1 — translation MKDKAKKLIEKYEELESELGNPDVLSDQARYNKIHKQYKGIEKAVLKAKEYLQMLNDQEEWKAALGDSDPEMVAMAKSELSDIEKKLPVITDELQILMVPKDPWDYRNATLEIRGGTGGDESALFAGDLFRMYQGYCSRMGWKMTIQDASEGTVGGYKEIRVFIEGDSVYGTLKFESGVHRVQRVPETETQGRVHTSAATVAILPEAEEVDVEIREADIHMDTYRSSGAGGQYINKTDSAVRLTHIPTGVVVSCQTERSQLQNRLHAMEMLRSKILDAVIAKKEQEEAASRKALVGTGDRSAKIRTYNFPQNRVTDHRIGLTLYNLDKVITGDLDEIINGLQMANAQEKLGKFNA, via the coding sequence ATGAAAGATAAAGCTAAAAAACTGATTGAAAAGTACGAGGAACTGGAATCGGAACTCGGTAATCCGGATGTTCTTTCTGACCAAGCCCGTTACAACAAGATTCACAAGCAGTACAAGGGTATCGAAAAGGCTGTACTCAAGGCTAAGGAATACCTGCAAATGCTAAACGACCAGGAAGAATGGAAGGCCGCCCTTGGCGATTCCGACCCTGAAATGGTCGCAATGGCGAAGTCGGAACTTTCCGACATCGAAAAGAAGCTGCCGGTTATTACCGACGAGCTCCAGATTTTGATGGTGCCGAAGGATCCGTGGGATTACCGTAATGCCACGCTCGAAATCCGCGGCGGTACCGGCGGCGACGAATCAGCCCTTTTTGCGGGCGACCTGTTCCGTATGTACCAGGGCTACTGCAGCCGCATGGGCTGGAAAATGACTATCCAGGATGCGAGCGAAGGCACCGTAGGCGGTTACAAGGAAATTCGCGTATTTATCGAAGGCGACAGTGTTTACGGCACCTTGAAGTTCGAAAGCGGCGTGCACCGCGTACAGCGCGTGCCCGAAACCGAAACGCAGGGGCGCGTACATACGTCTGCCGCAACCGTTGCAATTCTCCCCGAAGCTGAAGAAGTCGACGTGGAAATCCGCGAAGCCGACATTCACATGGACACCTACCGTTCTTCGGGCGCCGGCGGTCAGTACATCAACAAGACGGACTCCGCCGTGCGACTCACCCATATTCCGACAGGCGTGGTGGTGAGCTGTCAGACCGAACGCAGCCAGCTGCAGAACCGTTTGCACGCCATGGAAATGTTGCGTTCCAAGATTCTTGACGCCGTGATTGCAAAGAAGGAACAGGAAGAAGCCGCGAGCCGTAAGGCCCTGGTGGGCACTGGCGACCGCTCCGCAAAAATCCGCACCTACAACTTCCCGCAGAACCGCGTGACCGACCACCGCATCGGTCTTACACTCTACAACCTGGACAAGGTCATCACCGGCGACCTCGATGAAATCATCAACGGCCTCCAGATGGCGAACGCCCAGGAAAAGCTCGGAAAGTTCAACGCTTAA
- the prmC gene encoding peptide chain release factor N(5)-glutamine methyltransferase codes for MTVLEILNRTKVFFEKKGIPDARLDAEYIISHGLKMKSRMDIYLNFEKPLTDAELDVLRQMVARRANREPLQHIIGDTSFRGFIIKCDKRALVPRPETEMLVDMAKERLKGIETPLIVEVGTGTGAISIACAKEIAGAKVLATDISEDALSLARENAEVNELGSNTEGTNLTFAQGDLLDAVTGEALRQAQCPCDAKIDCLIANLPYIPDSEKGKLQPEVDKFDPALALYGGPDGLSLVRKLLQQTEGKLNAEASILLEIGSEQAEVLKNEAANYPWLEFAGIHKDYCGNIRFVSYKTAHA; via the coding sequence ATGACCGTACTTGAAATTTTGAACCGCACCAAGGTATTCTTCGAAAAGAAGGGAATTCCCGATGCGCGCCTAGACGCCGAGTACATCATCAGTCACGGGCTCAAAATGAAGAGCCGCATGGACATTTACCTGAACTTCGAAAAGCCGCTGACCGACGCAGAGCTCGACGTGCTTCGCCAGATGGTGGCACGCCGCGCGAACCGCGAACCGCTGCAGCATATTATCGGCGACACGAGTTTCCGCGGATTTATCATCAAGTGCGACAAGCGGGCGCTGGTCCCGCGCCCCGAAACCGAAATGCTTGTCGACATGGCGAAGGAACGCCTCAAGGGAATCGAAACTCCGCTTATCGTGGAAGTGGGCACGGGAACAGGGGCGATTTCGATCGCCTGCGCGAAAGAAATCGCCGGAGCAAAAGTGCTCGCCACAGACATTTCTGAAGACGCACTTTCGCTCGCCCGCGAAAATGCAGAAGTCAACGAACTGGGTTCAAACACAGAAGGCACAAATCTTACCTTTGCTCAAGGCGACTTGCTGGACGCCGTCACCGGCGAAGCACTTCGGCAAGCTCAGTGCCCTTGCGATGCAAAAATTGACTGCCTGATTGCAAACCTCCCCTACATTCCCGATAGCGAAAAAGGGAAGCTCCAGCCCGAAGTCGACAAGTTCGACCCGGCGCTCGCCCTCTATGGCGGACCCGACGGACTTTCACTTGTCCGTAAGCTCCTCCAGCAGACTGAAGGCAAGCTGAACGCAGAAGCCTCGATTCTCCTTGAGATCGGTTCCGAACAGGCTGAAGTCCTGAAAAACGAAGCCGCCAACTACCCGTGGCTTGAATTCGCAGGAATTCACAAGGATTATTGCGGTAACATCCGCTTTGTCAGCTATAAGACCGCTCACGCCTAA